In Polynucleobacter sp. es-EL-1, the following are encoded in one genomic region:
- the purM gene encoding phosphoribosylformylglycinamidine cyclo-ligase, translated as MNSSTNSSAKGLSYRDAGVDIDAGDDLVDRIKPLAKKTMREGVLAGIGGFGALFEVPKRYKEPVLVSGTDGVGTKLRLAFEWNRHDTIGQDLVAMSVNDILVQGAEPLFFLDYFACGKLTVDTAATVVGGIAHGCELSGCALIGGETAEMPGMYPPGEYDLAGFAVGAVEKSKIITGATIAPGDVVVAIGSSGAHSNGYSLVRKIIERAGAKPTDDLGGRPLGDVVMAPTQIYVKPLLKLISQINVKGMAHITGGGLVDNVPRVLPENTQAVLHRDSWQMPELFRWLQTKGGVADAEMVRVFNCGIGMVVIVSADQAEVAIKSLQAEGLKAWTVGEVVERPAGAPQTVVI; from the coding sequence ATGAACTCATCTACCAATTCTTCCGCAAAAGGCCTTTCCTACCGTGACGCAGGTGTCGATATTGACGCTGGCGATGATTTGGTAGATCGCATCAAGCCTTTGGCTAAAAAAACCATGCGTGAGGGCGTATTGGCCGGAATCGGAGGATTTGGGGCCTTGTTTGAGGTTCCTAAGCGTTATAAAGAGCCGGTTTTGGTGTCCGGCACCGATGGAGTGGGCACGAAGTTGCGCTTAGCTTTTGAGTGGAATCGACACGATACGATTGGTCAGGATCTGGTTGCGATGAGCGTGAACGACATCTTGGTACAGGGTGCTGAACCCCTATTTTTCTTGGACTATTTCGCTTGCGGTAAGTTAACTGTCGATACAGCAGCTACGGTGGTTGGTGGAATCGCCCATGGCTGTGAACTATCTGGTTGCGCCCTTATCGGTGGTGAAACTGCTGAGATGCCGGGTATGTATCCGCCTGGTGAATATGATTTGGCCGGATTTGCTGTTGGTGCTGTAGAAAAATCCAAAATCATTACTGGTGCAACGATTGCCCCTGGTGATGTAGTAGTGGCGATTGGCTCTAGCGGTGCGCACTCCAACGGTTATTCACTGGTGCGGAAGATTATTGAGCGGGCTGGTGCTAAGCCAACGGATGATCTGGGCGGGCGTCCATTGGGAGATGTGGTGATGGCTCCGACGCAAATTTATGTAAAGCCACTCTTAAAGTTGATTTCGCAAATCAATGTTAAAGGTATGGCGCACATTACTGGAGGCGGTTTAGTCGATAACGTGCCGCGTGTACTCCCAGAAAATACCCAAGCTGTACTGCATCGTGATAGCTGGCAAATGCCGGAACTCTTCCGTTGGTTGCAAACGAAGGGTGGGGTTGCAGATGCTGAGATGGTGCGTGTCTTTAACTGCGGCATTGGTATGGTGGTGATTGTCTCTGCAGATCAAGCAGAAGTTGCTATTAAGTCTCTTCAGGCTGAAGGACTAAAGGCATGGACAGTTGGCGAAGTGGTAGAGCGTCCAGCTGGCGCGCCACAAACCGTCGTCATCTAA
- a CDS encoding AI-2E family transporter — protein MAEIFTPFLTAFILAYALRPVCLWLERHQLPRALAAGIAMILGLAVLFLILILFVTLLRTEIPLIKAQLPEWIQNTQAWLDPKLSEFHINLDWATLKTSATQKITEHLTDNSDALMSSTLETVLVSGSSVIAGFVNAVLILFVMFYLLIDWDHFFALLKKIVPIRAQETVHHLAMHTDGLLSQYLRGMLIVISIMSVFYSVGLSIMGIKGAVALGVFTALMIVIPYIGITIGFTLAMLAALLQFGPGGAIIGVLVLYGLGQFIEGFLLTPRLVGERIGLHPVAVLFALLLFGKLFGFFGVLLALPISAVSLVLLQYWWSRYTQSSWYQQ, from the coding sequence ATGGCTGAAATTTTTACCCCTTTTCTGACTGCATTTATTCTGGCTTATGCCCTGCGCCCCGTTTGCTTATGGCTTGAGAGGCATCAGCTACCCCGCGCACTTGCCGCTGGAATTGCCATGATTCTGGGATTGGCCGTCTTATTTTTGATTTTGATCCTCTTTGTAACGCTCCTGCGCACTGAAATTCCATTAATTAAAGCCCAGCTCCCAGAGTGGATTCAAAACACCCAAGCTTGGCTAGACCCAAAATTAAGTGAGTTCCATATTAATTTAGACTGGGCAACACTAAAAACGAGCGCAACTCAAAAAATTACTGAGCACTTAACGGACAACTCTGACGCTCTCATGTCCTCCACTTTAGAGACCGTATTGGTGTCAGGAAGCTCTGTGATTGCAGGATTTGTAAATGCTGTCCTCATTCTCTTTGTGATGTTTTACTTGTTAATTGATTGGGACCATTTTTTCGCGTTATTAAAAAAGATTGTTCCTATTCGCGCTCAAGAAACTGTTCATCACCTTGCCATGCATACCGATGGCTTGTTATCGCAATACCTTCGGGGCATGCTGATTGTAATTTCCATCATGTCTGTCTTTTATAGTGTTGGATTAAGCATTATGGGCATCAAGGGTGCCGTAGCGCTTGGTGTATTTACAGCACTGATGATTGTGATTCCTTATATTGGTATAACCATAGGCTTCACTCTTGCAATGCTTGCCGCCCTTCTGCAATTTGGTCCTGGTGGCGCCATCATCGGAGTACTTGTGCTCTATGGTCTTGGTCAGTTTATTGAGGGCTTCCTCCTAACTCCGCGCCTGGTGGGTGAGCGCATTGGCTTGCATCCTGTAGCCGTGCTGTTTGCTTTACTCCTATTCGGAAAATTATTTGGGTTTTTTGGAGTGCTATTGGCACTGCCGATTAGTGCAGTTAGTCTCGTGTTATTGCAGTATTGGTGGTCACGCTACACCCAGAGCTCTTGGTATCAACAGTAA
- the hda gene encoding DnaA regulatory inactivator Hda: MNSSSLPRQFALDIGHTPAPSLNNFLTGANLALHSTLQTLVKSWETKSQTIENDNVLNKRWIYWWGSEGSGRTHLLDALGNSAKQLGLEHFSLSPSEPVSWVRLEEKLPELSASNQVSVITADDVDRLDERQVASLFRILNEIQASKGIHIFMAGNAAPGALSLREDLRTRLGWGLVFQTHLLDDDEKIQALEQAAQARGLVLSPDVLPWLLNRFYRDMPNLMALIDALDAYSLETKRAVTLPLVRELLQPK, from the coding sequence ATGAATAGCTCTTCACTCCCACGACAATTCGCTCTCGATATCGGTCATACGCCAGCGCCAAGCCTGAATAACTTTTTAACTGGCGCCAACCTTGCGCTCCACTCCACCTTGCAAACATTGGTGAAGTCTTGGGAAACAAAATCGCAGACTATTGAGAATGACAATGTCTTAAATAAGCGCTGGATTTATTGGTGGGGCTCAGAAGGCTCAGGGCGTACCCACCTATTAGATGCCCTTGGTAACTCAGCAAAACAATTAGGACTTGAACACTTTTCATTAAGCCCCAGTGAGCCAGTTTCCTGGGTAAGACTAGAAGAAAAGTTGCCCGAATTAAGTGCTAGCAATCAAGTCTCAGTGATTACCGCAGATGACGTAGATCGCCTAGATGAGCGTCAAGTAGCCTCCTTATTTCGGATTCTCAATGAAATTCAAGCCAGTAAAGGCATCCACATCTTTATGGCTGGCAATGCCGCCCCAGGAGCGCTAAGCCTAAGAGAGGACCTGCGGACCCGTTTAGGCTGGGGCCTGGTCTTTCAAACCCATCTTTTGGACGATGATGAGAAAATACAAGCTTTAGAACAAGCAGCGCAAGCGCGTGGCTTAGTTTTGTCGCCCGATGTATTGCCTTGGTTGCTCAATCGCTTTTATCGCGATATGCCCAATCTAATGGCCTTAATCGATGCTTTAGATGCCTATTCACTTGAAACAAAACGTGCTGTAACGCTCCCCTTAGTACGAGAACTACTGCAGCCAAAGTAA
- a CDS encoding HAD family phosphatase, with protein MTQLALFDLDHTLLPCDSDYEWGQFLARIGVVDSQYYAEQNERFYQDYKDGKLDIQAFLRFALKPLSEHSRAQLTEWHDAFMKEVITGQLRQSALDLVKRHQDAGDLCCVVTATNSFVTRPIVESFGIKHLVATEPATLNDNPLANFTGEVKGIPSFREGKIQRVDDWLASQNLALEKLTHSYFYSDSMNDLPLLERVSHPVATNPDTRLREEAQKRNWPILELFA; from the coding sequence ATGACTCAACTAGCACTTTTCGACTTAGATCACACCCTTCTTCCCTGCGATAGCGACTACGAGTGGGGCCAGTTCTTAGCCCGTATTGGGGTCGTTGATAGTCAATACTATGCTGAGCAAAATGAACGCTTTTATCAAGACTATAAAGATGGCAAGCTCGATATTCAAGCGTTTTTGCGCTTTGCATTAAAGCCCCTTTCAGAACATTCTCGCGCTCAGTTAACAGAATGGCATGATGCATTCATGAAGGAAGTGATTACTGGACAGCTCAGGCAATCGGCGCTAGATTTAGTCAAGCGCCATCAGGATGCTGGTGATCTTTGCTGTGTTGTAACCGCAACCAATAGCTTTGTTACTCGCCCCATCGTCGAAAGTTTTGGTATCAAGCACTTAGTTGCAACTGAGCCCGCCACCCTGAATGACAATCCTTTAGCCAACTTCACTGGCGAGGTAAAAGGGATCCCTAGTTTTCGAGAGGGGAAAATTCAACGAGTGGATGATTGGCTTGCCAGTCAAAACTTAGCATTAGAAAAGTTGACTCATAGTTACTTTTATTCAGATTCCATGAATGACTTACCCCTCTTAGAAAGAGTGAGCCATCCTGTTGCCACTAATCCAGATACTCGCCTGCGCGAAGAAGCCCAAAAGCGCAACTGGCCCATACTTGAACTATTTGCATGA
- the pcnB gene encoding polynucleotide adenylyltransferase PcnB, protein MITKFIKRILRRDPMVRHTAAHTSGAPKRIPKKSHRIDPHLLSKNAVKVTQTLQQAGYEAFIVGGAVRDLALGISPKDFDVATNATPEQVQKLFRKARLIGRRFQIVHVTFFGKGQPEIIEVSTFRALLENAGEHVAENGRILRDNVWGSQHEDAARRDFSINAMYYDPASETVLDYHGGMADMQKKTLRMIGDPAKRYREDPIRMLRAIRFAAKTGFTLDAATLAPISKLGKLIHDVPSARLFDEILKLLMSGYSWAAIQGLRDAGLHHGLLPLLDHILDSKEGSKEANDFVRIALANTDQRIQAGKSVSAGFLFATLLWPDLLRNWKKNIAKGVSNVPALLDAMDETIASQSNGMVIQRRFESDMREIWSMQPRFEKRVGRYPYRLIESPRFRAGYDFMLLRCATGEQNPALGEWWTNFIESDSAGQEALMASAKKDTGNMGTGALPAKRRRRRKAKVATPPEGATS, encoded by the coding sequence ATGATTACAAAATTTATTAAGCGGATTCTGCGCCGTGACCCCATGGTCCGACATACTGCGGCCCATACCTCCGGTGCACCAAAACGTATTCCTAAAAAATCCCATCGGATTGATCCCCACTTACTATCCAAAAATGCTGTCAAAGTTACTCAAACCCTGCAGCAGGCGGGTTATGAGGCTTTTATTGTCGGTGGCGCGGTCCGGGACTTAGCTTTAGGAATTAGTCCTAAAGATTTTGATGTGGCAACCAATGCCACTCCAGAACAGGTGCAAAAACTGTTTCGTAAAGCCCGCTTAATTGGCCGTCGCTTTCAGATCGTACACGTTACCTTCTTTGGCAAAGGTCAACCAGAAATTATTGAAGTTTCGACCTTCCGAGCCTTACTTGAAAATGCCGGGGAGCACGTCGCTGAAAACGGGCGTATCTTGCGAGATAACGTGTGGGGTAGTCAGCATGAAGATGCAGCACGTCGTGATTTCAGCATCAACGCCATGTACTACGATCCCGCCTCAGAAACCGTGCTCGACTATCACGGCGGCATGGCAGACATGCAAAAGAAAACTTTGCGCATGATTGGTGATCCTGCCAAACGCTATCGTGAAGACCCTATTCGAATGCTGAGGGCCATTCGTTTTGCTGCTAAAACTGGCTTTACTTTAGACGCAGCAACACTGGCGCCTATTTCAAAGCTAGGGAAATTGATTCATGACGTGCCATCAGCCCGGCTATTTGATGAAATCCTCAAACTCTTGATGTCAGGTTATTCATGGGCAGCCATTCAAGGCTTGCGTGATGCAGGCCTACATCATGGCCTTCTGCCGCTCCTAGATCATATCCTTGACAGCAAAGAAGGCTCTAAAGAGGCAAATGATTTTGTACGCATTGCCCTCGCTAATACCGATCAGCGCATTCAAGCCGGGAAAAGTGTTTCTGCCGGCTTTCTCTTTGCCACCTTGTTATGGCCCGACCTCCTGCGTAATTGGAAAAAGAATATTGCTAAAGGGGTGTCTAATGTCCCCGCCCTTCTGGATGCCATGGACGAAACGATTGCCAGCCAAAGTAACGGTATGGTGATTCAGCGTCGTTTTGAGAGCGATATGCGGGAGATTTGGTCCATGCAACCCCGTTTTGAAAAACGGGTTGGTCGCTACCCCTACCGCCTGATAGAATCCCCTCGCTTCAGGGCCGGCTATGACTTTATGTTGCTGCGTTGTGCCACTGGCGAACAAAACCCTGCATTGGGTGAGTGGTGGACGAACTTCATCGAGTCAGATTCTGCGGGTCAAGAGGCTCTCATGGCCAGCGCTAAAAAAGATACTGGCAACATGGGAACTGGCGCCTTGCCGGCCAAGCGACGCCGCCGCAGAAAGGCTAAAGTAGCCACCCCACCAGAAGGCGCAACAAGTTAA
- the folK gene encoding 2-amino-4-hydroxy-6-hydroxymethyldihydropteridine diphosphokinase: protein MARAFIGFGGNIGDTRQLITDAIVCLAQRCELQILAKSCFYQSAPYQATGGDYINAVIEIETQLTPYGLLHVCQAVEQEFGRERPYENAPRTLDLDILSFEGVSQDDSDLTLPHPKIIERSFVLLPLLEIAPDFFLPKFGELKAYLPQVADQRIEKLPCRNCNCGEKAVYSQSAH, encoded by the coding sequence ATGGCTCGAGCTTTTATTGGATTTGGTGGGAATATAGGCGATACGCGTCAGCTCATTACTGACGCAATTGTTTGCCTTGCTCAACGCTGTGAACTACAAATTCTGGCAAAAAGCTGCTTCTACCAGAGCGCACCTTATCAAGCTACTGGCGGCGACTATATCAATGCTGTGATTGAGATTGAAACTCAATTGACTCCCTATGGCCTGCTACATGTCTGTCAAGCTGTCGAACAAGAATTTGGTCGTGAGCGTCCTTATGAAAATGCACCTCGCACTTTAGATCTTGATATCTTGTCATTTGAAGGCGTCTCACAGGACGATTCCGATCTGACACTTCCCCACCCGAAAATCATCGAACGGTCGTTTGTACTTTTGCCATTATTGGAAATCGCTCCTGATTTTTTCCTACCCAAGTTTGGTGAATTAAAGGCTTACCTTCCCCAGGTTGCAGATCAGCGCATCGAAAAACTGCCTTGCCGTAACTGTAATTGTGGTGAAAAAGCGGTTTATAGCCAATCGGCGCATTAA
- the panB gene encoding 3-methyl-2-oxobutanoate hydroxymethyltransferase yields MGYLQGEKPITISKLLSMHLEGEKITMLTAYDSTMSALLNRCGVESILIGDSLGNVIQGHSSTTPVTVEQMAYHTACVARANTHAFVIADLPFASYGDPVQALDSAAELMRAGADMVKLEGGSDWQIQIIQYLVERSVPVCAHLGLLPQSVHLLGGYKVQGKSKDAASLMLEQAIACEEAGAQMIVLEAIPSSLGKHITESLSIPTIGIGAGSDCSGQVLVLQDMLGISPGKPPKFVKNFLDGHSSIEAAVKAYVREVKSGKFPGPEHGFAG; encoded by the coding sequence ATGGGTTACTTACAAGGCGAAAAGCCAATCACGATTTCTAAGCTGCTCTCTATGCATTTAGAGGGCGAGAAAATTACTATGCTGACTGCATATGACTCAACCATGTCAGCCTTACTGAACCGCTGCGGAGTAGAGAGCATTCTCATTGGCGATTCACTTGGTAACGTGATTCAAGGCCATAGCAGTACCACCCCAGTCACAGTAGAGCAAATGGCATATCACACCGCATGTGTAGCGCGTGCTAATACCCATGCATTTGTTATTGCCGATCTTCCTTTTGCCAGTTATGGAGACCCAGTCCAAGCATTAGACTCAGCAGCAGAGCTGATGCGTGCCGGAGCAGATATGGTGAAGCTAGAGGGTGGCAGCGATTGGCAGATCCAAATCATTCAGTATTTGGTAGAGCGTAGCGTGCCTGTTTGTGCTCACTTAGGATTGCTTCCGCAATCAGTACATCTTTTAGGTGGCTATAAGGTCCAAGGCAAATCTAAAGATGCTGCCAGCCTGATGCTAGAGCAAGCCATTGCTTGTGAGGAAGCAGGCGCGCAAATGATTGTGCTCGAGGCAATCCCCTCCTCTCTAGGCAAACACATTACTGAATCACTCTCCATTCCAACAATCGGAATTGGCGCAGGCTCAGATTGCTCAGGGCAAGTATTAGTCCTGCAAGATATGCTGGGTATTAGCCCTGGTAAACCACCAAAGTTTGTCAAAAACTTTCTGGATGGCCACTCCTCCATTGAGGCAGCAGTCAAAGCCTATGTTCGAGAAGTAAAATCCGGAAAATTCCCTGGGCCCGAACACGGCTTTGCTGGCTAG
- the dnaJ gene encoding molecular chaperone DnaJ encodes MPKSKRDYYEVLGVARGASDEDLKKAYRKLAMKHHPDRNPDSKTSEAQFKEVKEAYETLTDPNKRAAYDQYGHAGVDPSMGGFGGGGFAGGGFADAFGDIFGDIFGQGGGRQSGPQVYKGADLRYNMEITLEQAAEGYTTQIRVPSWSNCKTCNGTGAEPGSKPEKCTTCDGHGQVRVQQGFFSMQQTCPKCRGTGEYIPKPCKTCHGSGKHKEQKTLEIKIPAGIDDGMRVRSVGNGEPGVNGGPSGDLYVEVRVKPHKVFERDGSDLHVQMPISFATATVGGDIEVPTLSGRVEFPIPEGTQTGKTFRLRNKGIKGLRSTLVGDLFVHVAVETPVKLTEEQKKLLKKFDDSLKSGGDKHNPHQKGWFDGVKNFFS; translated from the coding sequence GTGCCTAAAAGTAAACGCGATTATTACGAAGTACTTGGGGTTGCAAGAGGTGCTAGCGATGAAGATCTGAAAAAGGCTTATCGTAAGTTGGCGATGAAGCATCACCCTGATCGCAATCCCGATAGCAAAACATCTGAAGCCCAATTTAAAGAGGTTAAGGAAGCGTATGAGACCTTAACCGATCCTAATAAGCGCGCTGCTTATGATCAGTATGGTCACGCAGGCGTTGATCCTTCTATGGGTGGATTTGGCGGAGGCGGTTTTGCTGGCGGGGGTTTTGCCGATGCCTTCGGTGATATTTTCGGCGATATATTTGGACAGGGTGGCGGTCGTCAGTCTGGACCGCAGGTATATAAAGGCGCTGATCTTCGTTACAACATGGAGATCACTCTTGAACAAGCGGCCGAGGGTTACACCACCCAAATTCGGGTTCCTAGTTGGAGCAATTGCAAGACTTGTAATGGCACTGGTGCTGAACCTGGCAGTAAGCCAGAAAAATGTACAACTTGTGATGGCCATGGCCAAGTTCGGGTGCAGCAAGGTTTCTTTTCCATGCAGCAAACTTGCCCAAAGTGTCGTGGTACTGGTGAATATATTCCTAAGCCTTGCAAGACTTGTCACGGCAGCGGTAAGCATAAAGAGCAAAAAACACTTGAGATTAAGATCCCTGCGGGAATTGATGATGGTATGCGCGTTCGCTCTGTAGGGAATGGCGAGCCAGGCGTCAATGGTGGACCATCTGGGGATCTCTATGTTGAGGTCAGGGTAAAGCCACACAAAGTCTTTGAGCGTGATGGTAGTGACCTGCACGTGCAGATGCCAATTTCATTCGCCACTGCAACTGTGGGTGGCGATATCGAAGTGCCAACCTTATCCGGTCGAGTAGAGTTCCCAATACCGGAGGGCACTCAAACTGGAAAAACTTTCCGTCTGCGCAATAAAGGCATCAAAGGTTTGCGCTCGACTTTGGTCGGTGATTTATTTGTGCATGTAGCAGTGGAGACTCCTGTCAAATTGACGGAGGAGCAGAAGAAATTACTGAAAAAGTTTGATGACAGCCTCAAGTCTGGTGGCGACAAACATAACCCCCATCAAAAGGGTTGGTTTGATGGGGTGAAAAACTTCTTTAGTTAA
- the dnaK gene encoding molecular chaperone DnaK, whose translation MGKIIGIDLGTTNSCVSVVENNAPKVVENAEGARTTPSIIAYVEDGEVLVGAPAKRQSVTNPKNTIYAVKRLMGRKFTDPEVQKDISLMPYKIVQADNGDAWVEARDKKMAPQQVSAEILRKMKKTAEDYLGEEVTEAVITVPAYFNDSQRQATKDAGRIAGLDVKRIINEPTAAALAFGLDKQDKVDRKIAVYDLGGGTFDVSIIEIANVDGEKQFEVLSTNGDTFLGGEDFDQRIIDWIIAEFKKEQGVDLSKDVLALQRLKDAAEKAKIELSSAQQTEINLPYVTADAGGPKHLNLKLTRAKLESLVEELINRTAGPCLTAIKDAGVNVADIDDVILVGGQTRMPAVQEKVKEIFGKEPRKDVNPDEAVAVGAAIQGSVLSGDRKDVLLLDVTPLSLGIETLGGVMTKMIPKNTTIPTKHSQVYSTAEDNQPAVTIKCFQGEREMAAANKLLGEFNLEGIAPAQRGMPQIEVTFDIDANGILHVTAKDKTTGKENKITIKANSGLTEEEIQRMVKDAEANADEDKKALELVTARNTADALAHSTKKALEEHGSALEASEKEAIEAALKELDEAIKGSDKAAIEAKTEALGKASQKLGEKAMAAEQAKAGGAAPGEAPGGSQGAAPDADVVDADFKEVDDKK comes from the coding sequence ATGGGAAAGATTATCGGAATCGACTTAGGAACCACTAACTCGTGCGTTTCAGTCGTTGAAAACAATGCACCTAAGGTCGTTGAGAACGCCGAGGGCGCTCGTACAACACCATCGATCATTGCTTATGTTGAAGATGGTGAAGTATTGGTTGGGGCACCTGCAAAACGTCAGTCAGTAACCAATCCTAAAAATACTATCTACGCGGTGAAGCGTTTGATGGGTCGTAAGTTTACTGATCCAGAAGTGCAAAAAGACATCAGTTTGATGCCTTACAAAATTGTGCAAGCAGACAATGGTGATGCTTGGGTTGAAGCGCGTGATAAAAAAATGGCGCCACAACAAGTATCTGCAGAAATCCTGCGTAAGATGAAAAAGACTGCCGAAGATTATCTTGGTGAAGAAGTGACTGAGGCAGTGATTACTGTCCCTGCTTACTTTAATGATAGTCAACGTCAAGCAACCAAAGATGCCGGCCGCATTGCTGGTTTGGATGTCAAGCGCATCATCAATGAGCCTACTGCAGCTGCATTGGCATTTGGCTTGGATAAACAAGACAAAGTAGATCGCAAGATCGCTGTGTATGACTTGGGTGGCGGTACATTTGACGTATCCATTATTGAAATTGCCAACGTTGATGGTGAAAAACAGTTTGAGGTGCTCTCCACAAACGGCGACACCTTCTTGGGTGGTGAAGACTTTGACCAACGCATTATTGATTGGATCATTGCTGAGTTCAAGAAAGAACAAGGTGTTGATTTGAGCAAGGACGTATTGGCATTGCAGCGTTTGAAAGACGCTGCTGAAAAAGCCAAGATCGAATTGTCTTCTGCACAACAAACTGAAATCAACTTGCCTTACGTAACTGCTGATGCAGGTGGTCCAAAGCATTTGAACCTGAAGCTTACTCGCGCTAAGTTAGAGTCTTTGGTAGAAGAGCTAATTAACCGTACGGCTGGTCCTTGCTTGACCGCAATTAAAGACGCTGGCGTCAATGTGGCTGACATCGATGACGTAATTTTGGTCGGTGGTCAAACCCGTATGCCTGCAGTACAAGAAAAAGTAAAAGAGATTTTTGGTAAAGAGCCACGCAAAGATGTGAACCCAGACGAAGCAGTTGCTGTTGGTGCTGCGATTCAGGGCTCAGTATTGTCTGGCGATCGTAAGGACGTATTGCTCTTGGACGTTACTCCATTGTCATTGGGTATCGAAACCTTGGGCGGCGTAATGACCAAGATGATTCCAAAGAACACCACTATCCCTACCAAGCATTCACAGGTTTACTCCACAGCGGAAGACAACCAGCCTGCGGTAACGATCAAGTGTTTCCAGGGTGAGCGTGAGATGGCTGCTGCCAACAAATTACTCGGTGAGTTTAATTTGGAAGGTATTGCACCAGCACAACGCGGTATGCCACAAATTGAAGTGACTTTTGATATTGATGCCAACGGTATTTTGCATGTCACTGCAAAAGACAAAACGACTGGCAAAGAAAATAAGATCACGATCAAGGCAAACTCTGGTTTGACTGAAGAAGAAATCCAGCGCATGGTGAAAGATGCTGAAGCGAATGCTGATGAAGATAAAAAAGCATTGGAATTAGTAACAGCGCGCAACACTGCTGATGCACTGGCTCACTCAACCAAGAAAGCTTTGGAAGAGCATGGTTCTGCTTTAGAAGCCTCTGAAAAAGAAGCTATTGAAGCCGCCTTGAAAGAGTTGGATGAAGCAATCAAAGGCAGTGATAAAGCAGCCATTGAAGCAAAAACTGAAGCTTTGGGTAAAGCAAGTCAGAAGCTTGGTGAAAAAGCCATGGCTGCTGAGCAAGCTAAAGCCGGTGGTGCCGCTCCTGGTGAAGCCCCCGGTGGATCACAAGGTGCAGCCCCAGACGCTGACGTAGTGGATGCGGACTTCAAGGAAGTGGATGACAAGAAGTAA
- the grpE gene encoding nucleotide exchange factor GrpE translates to MTQENQNPTPEQENSVETSADVSAEQAAAEVKTPEQEIAELNQKLTEMQDNFLRAKAEGENIRRRAAEDVSKAHKFAIENFAEHLVPVTDSLYAALNAEAVDAKAFKEGLEITLKQLLSAFEKGKMTEINPAIGDKFDPNHHQAIASVPSDQEANTIVSVLQRGYSIADRILRPALVTVSAPK, encoded by the coding sequence ATGACCCAAGAAAATCAAAACCCCACGCCCGAACAGGAAAATTCCGTAGAGACTTCAGCGGATGTGAGCGCTGAGCAGGCTGCCGCTGAAGTAAAAACCCCTGAGCAAGAGATTGCTGAGCTTAATCAGAAGCTTACAGAAATGCAGGACAACTTTCTGAGGGCCAAGGCTGAGGGTGAGAATATTCGCCGCCGCGCCGCAGAAGATGTTTCAAAAGCCCATAAGTTTGCTATTGAGAATTTTGCGGAGCACCTAGTTCCAGTAACGGATAGTTTGTATGCTGCATTAAATGCAGAAGCTGTAGATGCAAAAGCATTTAAAGAGGGACTTGAAATTACCCTGAAGCAGCTTTTATCTGCATTTGAAAAAGGCAAGATGACGGAAATTAACCCAGCTATTGGTGATAAGTTTGATCCGAACCATCATCAGGCTATTGCCTCTGTCCCGTCAGATCAAGAGGCCAATACCATCGTTTCAGTACTGCAAAGGGGTTATTCGATTGCTGATCGCATCTTGCGACCTGCTTTGGTAACGGTGAGTGCCCCGAAATAA